A single genomic interval of Thermodesulforhabdaceae bacterium harbors:
- a CDS encoding DUF2304 domain-containing protein, with amino-acid sequence MISYRITSTVIGLFIAIAIIFLVRKDYIHVRHTIWWLGLAVCSVLVGFFPETVDVVARWFGVNYPPTFFFSLGFAAMLIKILRMDIEFSRQEREIKRLTQRLAILEKRDREQED; translated from the coding sequence ATGATCTCCTATCGTATTACTTCAACGGTTATAGGACTTTTTATTGCTATTGCTATCATTTTTCTTGTGAGAAAGGATTACATTCATGTTCGCCATACAATCTGGTGGCTTGGCTTAGCGGTATGTTCCGTGCTTGTTGGTTTTTTCCCGGAGACGGTAGATGTGGTTGCGCGATGGTTTGGTGTAAACTACCCTCCGACCTTTTTCTTTTCGCTTGGATTTGCTGCGATGCTTATAAAGATTCTCCGGATGGATATAGAATTTTCAAGGCAGGAGCGGGAAATTAAAAGGCTTACTCAGCGGCTGGCGATACTTGAAAAGAGGGATAGAGAGCAAGAAGATTAG
- a CDS encoding glycosyltransferase family 2 protein, with amino-acid sequence MVPAYNEEATIRRVVKNIWDVMGCPVVVVDDGSTDRTAEEAFEGGAIVVSHGKRLGAWTAIQTGLLFARYHKIAPVVTLDGDGQHEINDISLLYDAYRKTGADVVIGSCPERVSKLRRIAWSFLRTLTGLSVKDLTSGFRLYGPQAINILTSKDALLLDYQDVGVLLMLAHRGLSIVEVPVRMYERPKQAGHSRVFYSWGAVIRYMMHSSVYGVSKRCFKANSKKEVVS; translated from the coding sequence GTGGTTCCTGCCTATAACGAAGAAGCAACTATAAGACGGGTTGTGAAAAACATCTGGGATGTGATGGGTTGCCCCGTTGTTGTGGTGGATGACGGAAGCACCGATCGAACAGCGGAGGAAGCTTTTGAAGGTGGAGCCATTGTGGTTTCTCATGGAAAGCGACTTGGTGCATGGACGGCTATACAGACAGGGCTTCTTTTCGCCAGATACCATAAAATTGCTCCTGTGGTGACTCTTGATGGAGATGGTCAGCACGAAATAAATGATATTTCTCTTCTTTATGATGCTTATCGCAAAACGGGAGCAGATGTTGTGATCGGATCATGTCCTGAACGGGTGAGCAAGTTGAGAAGAATAGCGTGGAGTTTCCTGAGAACTCTAACAGGGCTTTCGGTTAAGGATTTGACCTCCGGATTCAGGCTTTATGGTCCACAAGCTATAAACATTCTTACGAGTAAAGACGCTCTACTTCTTGATTATCAAGATGTTGGCGTTCTTCTCATGCTGGCTCACAGGGGACTTTCTATTGTGGAGGTTCCGGTGAGGATGTATGAACGTCCTAAGCAAGCTGGTCATTCAAGGGTTTTTTACAGTTGGGGAGCTGTTATTAGATACATGATGCATTCAAGTGTATACGGTGTTTCTAAGCGATGTTTCAAAGCAAATTCTAAAAAGGAAGTTGTTTCATGA
- the hcp gene encoding hydroxylamine reductase, whose protein sequence is MFCYQCEQTAKGEGCTKIGVCGKQPDVASLQDLLLYAVKGLSQVAQEAWKLGIKDEEANAFTCEALFSTLTNVNFDPDRFPPLIRKTVELRERLKEKVRAAGGKTDFGDGPANFVPASTKDEMVAQGENVGFLADKDEDPDIRSLKHTLIFGCRGIAAYADHAQILGKSDDEIYRFLHEALATTLRKDLSLQEAVDWVLRCGKVNLRTMELLDNAHTSTYGHPVPTKVPLGHKKGKAILISGHDLKDLEELLKQTEGKGIYVYTHGEMLPAHGYPELKKYPHFYGHYGTAWQNQQKEFAEFPGAILMTTNCIQKPRDVYEKNIFTCGLVGWPGVEHIKDRNFEPVIKRALELPGYADDSNGKYVMVGFARNAVLSVAGKIVEAVKAGRIRHFFLVAGCDGAKPGRNYYTRFVELVPEDCVVLTLACGKFRFFDKDLGTIGDLPRLLDMGQCNDAYSAIQVALALAEAFQTDVNSLPLSLILSWYEQKAVAILLTLLSLGIKNMRLGPSLPAFLTPNVLNFLVQNYNIKPISTPEKDLEEILGS, encoded by the coding sequence ATGTTTTGCTACCAGTGCGAACAGACGGCAAAGGGCGAAGGTTGCACAAAGATAGGTGTTTGTGGGAAACAACCGGATGTGGCAAGCTTACAGGATCTTTTGCTCTATGCTGTTAAAGGACTCAGCCAGGTGGCTCAGGAAGCCTGGAAACTTGGAATCAAAGATGAAGAAGCCAATGCTTTCACCTGCGAAGCACTCTTTTCCACGCTAACAAATGTAAACTTCGATCCCGATCGCTTCCCGCCGCTAATAAGAAAAACAGTTGAACTTAGAGAAAGGCTAAAGGAAAAGGTTAGGGCTGCTGGGGGTAAAACCGATTTCGGAGATGGTCCGGCAAACTTTGTTCCTGCTTCTACTAAGGACGAAATGGTGGCTCAGGGTGAGAATGTAGGATTTCTGGCTGATAAAGACGAAGATCCTGACATAAGATCCCTTAAACACACTCTGATTTTCGGCTGTAGAGGCATTGCAGCCTATGCCGATCATGCTCAAATTCTCGGTAAAAGTGATGACGAAATCTATCGCTTCCTGCATGAAGCGCTTGCTACAACGCTCAGAAAGGATCTTTCCCTTCAGGAAGCGGTGGACTGGGTATTGCGCTGTGGCAAGGTGAATCTCAGAACTATGGAACTTCTTGATAACGCTCACACGAGCACATACGGCCATCCCGTGCCCACAAAGGTGCCTTTAGGACACAAAAAGGGCAAAGCCATTCTGATTTCGGGGCATGATCTTAAGGATCTAGAAGAACTTCTGAAGCAGACGGAAGGTAAAGGCATTTACGTTTACACTCACGGCGAAATGCTTCCGGCTCATGGTTATCCCGAACTCAAAAAATATCCCCATTTCTACGGACACTACGGCACTGCCTGGCAGAACCAGCAGAAGGAGTTTGCTGAATTTCCCGGTGCTATTTTGATGACCACAAACTGCATCCAGAAGCCAAGGGATGTTTACGAAAAGAACATTTTTACCTGTGGTCTTGTGGGGTGGCCCGGAGTTGAGCACATAAAGGACAGAAACTTTGAGCCGGTTATCAAGCGAGCTCTTGAACTTCCTGGTTATGCCGATGATAGCAATGGTAAGTATGTCATGGTTGGATTTGCAAGGAACGCTGTGCTGAGTGTGGCTGGCAAAATAGTTGAAGCAGTTAAAGCAGGGAGGATCAGACATTTCTTCCTGGTTGCTGGTTGTGATGGAGCAAAACCCGGACGAAATTATTACACTCGCTTTGTGGAACTTGTTCCAGAGGACTGTGTGGTGCTTACTCTCGCCTGCGGCAAATTCCGATTCTTCGACAAAGATCTGGGAACTATAGGAGATCTTCCCAGACTGCTCGATATGGGACAGTGCAATGATGCCTATTCCGCCATCCAGGTGGCACTGGCTCTTGCCGAGGCTTTTCAGACTGATGTGAATTCTCTGCCACTTTCCCTTATTCTATCCTGGTATGAACAGAAAGCCGTGGCGATTCTCCTTACGCTTCTTTCTCTTGGTATAAAAAATATGCGCCTTGGTCCTTCCCTTCCAGCTTTTCTTACTCCTAATGTGTTGAACTTTCTGGTTCAGAATTACAACATTAAACCTATTTCAACACCTGAGAAAGATCTTGAAGAAATTCTTGGAAGTTAA
- the tgt gene encoding tRNA guanosine(34) transglycosylase Tgt gives MAESRFFEVIARDPETMARRGRLSTVHGVVETPVFMPVGTQGSVKSLTPHDLLTEDCRIILGNTYHLYLRPGHERIARLGGLHRFMSWDRAILTDSGGYQVFSLAKIRRIEEEGVEFQSHIDGSRHVLTPERVIEIQEALGSDIAMVLDECTPYPVEYDYARASMRLSLRWALRCKQVHRRHDQYLFGIVQGSVFTDLRRESLEGLMKIGFDGYAVGSLSVGEPKEVMMEVLENILPLFPEDAPRYLMGVGTPEDIVEGVALGVDMFDCVLPTRNARNGTLFTSWGKMNIKKQCYADDDRPVDPNCSCYTCKNFSRAYLRHLYVARELLSYRLNTIHNLHFYLSMMQEIRDAIEQGKFLEWRKAFYERRSLTLEEELIEL, from the coding sequence TTGGCTGAAAGTAGATTCTTTGAAGTAATAGCCCGTGATCCTGAAACTATGGCTCGAAGAGGCAGGCTTTCGACAGTTCATGGAGTTGTTGAAACTCCGGTTTTTATGCCGGTTGGGACTCAGGGATCGGTAAAGAGCCTTACTCCTCACGATCTCCTTACTGAAGACTGCCGGATTATCCTGGGAAATACCTATCATCTGTATCTTCGCCCCGGTCATGAACGGATTGCGCGCCTTGGAGGACTTCATAGATTTATGAGCTGGGACCGGGCGATCCTTACCGACAGTGGTGGATACCAGGTCTTCAGCCTCGCAAAGATAAGGCGTATTGAAGAAGAAGGAGTAGAATTCCAATCCCACATTGACGGTTCACGACATGTTTTGACCCCTGAACGTGTGATAGAAATTCAGGAAGCTCTCGGTTCAGACATTGCTATGGTGCTCGACGAATGCACCCCTTACCCCGTGGAGTATGATTACGCCAGAGCGTCTATGAGGCTTTCTCTTCGCTGGGCTTTGCGGTGTAAACAGGTTCATCGACGCCACGATCAGTATCTTTTCGGGATCGTTCAGGGAAGCGTTTTTACGGATCTACGCAGGGAATCTCTGGAAGGTCTTATGAAGATTGGCTTTGACGGATACGCCGTCGGAAGCCTATCGGTCGGTGAACCTAAGGAAGTGATGATGGAAGTGCTTGAAAATATTCTTCCTCTTTTTCCTGAAGATGCGCCAAGGTATCTTATGGGTGTTGGAACTCCAGAAGATATTGTTGAAGGAGTAGCCCTCGGGGTGGACATGTTCGATTGCGTTCTTCCTACAAGAAACGCTCGAAATGGAACTCTTTTTACATCCTGGGGCAAGATGAACATAAAAAAGCAATGCTATGCCGATGATGATCGCCCTGTGGATCCGAACTGTTCTTGCTACACCTGCAAGAATTTTTCCAGAGCTTATTTGCGACATCTTTATGTCGCTCGAGAACTTCTCTCCTACCGCTTGAACACCATCCATAATCTCCACTTTTATCTCTCAATGATGCAAGAGATTCGCGATGCTATTGAGCAGGGAAAGTTTTTGGAATGGCGAAAAGCCTTTTACGAAAGGCGATCTCTTACGCTGGAAGAAGAATTAATCGAATTGTGA